From Mycobacterium lacus, one genomic window encodes:
- a CDS encoding O-methyltransferase — MDGTGNCSVTPGQGPRGRAHSQAEALLAHAEESMSEDAVLASARERAVDIGSGAVTPAVGALLSLLAKLSGGKAVAEVGTGAGVSGLWLLSGMGDDGVLTTIDIEPEYLRLAKQAFAEAGIGPSRTRLISGRAQEVLTRLADESYDLVFIDADPIDQPEYVVEGVRLLRSGGVIVVHRAALGGRAGDPAARDAEVTAVREAARLIAEDERLTPALVPLGDGVLAAVRD, encoded by the coding sequence ATGGACGGCACCGGTAACTGCTCGGTCACCCCAGGCCAGGGCCCCCGCGGTCGGGCCCACAGTCAGGCAGAGGCGCTGCTGGCACACGCAGAGGAATCGATGTCCGAAGACGCGGTCCTGGCAAGCGCCCGGGAGCGCGCCGTGGACATCGGGTCCGGGGCGGTGACACCGGCGGTCGGTGCGCTGCTGAGCCTGCTGGCCAAGCTCAGCGGCGGCAAGGCGGTTGCCGAGGTGGGCACCGGCGCGGGTGTCAGCGGCCTGTGGTTGTTGTCCGGCATGGGCGACGACGGCGTCTTGACCACGATCGACATCGAGCCCGAGTATTTGCGGCTCGCCAAGCAGGCGTTCGCCGAGGCCGGCATCGGGCCGTCGCGTACCAGGCTGATCAGCGGGCGGGCCCAAGAGGTGCTGACCCGGCTCGCCGACGAGTCCTACGACCTGGTGTTCATCGATGCCGATCCGATCGACCAGCCGGAATACGTGGTCGAGGGCGTGCGGTTGCTGCGATCCGGCGGGGTGATCGTTGTCCACCGGGCCGCGCTGGGCGGGCGTGCCGGTGATCCCGCGGCGCGCGACGCCGAGGTGACCGCCGTCCGCGAGGCGGCCCGGCTGATTGCCGAGGACGAACGGCTCACCCCGGCCCTGGTGCCGCTGGGCGACGGCGTTCTGGCCGCGGTGCGCGACTAG
- the sigE gene encoding RNA polymerase sigma factor SigE: protein MQGDWRGSGNRERQPSVARFDELPIRHGRANSEDSIITTLSPTSMSHPQQVRDDEWVQPSDALQGTAVFDATGDKATMPSWDELVRQHADRVYRLAYRLSGNRHDAEDLTQETFIRVFRSVQNYQPGTFEGWLHRITTNLFLDMVRRRARIRMEALPEDYDRVPADEPNPEQIYHDSRLGPDLQAALDSLPPDFRAAVVLCDIEGLSYEEIGATLGVKLGTVRSRIHRGRQALRDYLAKHPKLGAVSSAAR, encoded by the coding sequence ATGCAAGGCGATTGGCGCGGATCCGGGAATAGAGAGCGGCAACCAAGTGTTGCCCGCTTTGACGAACTGCCAATCCGTCATGGCAGGGCAAATTCGGAGGATTCGATCATCACCACCTTGAGCCCGACCAGCATGTCTCATCCCCAACAGGTCCGCGACGACGAGTGGGTGCAACCGTCTGACGCGTTGCAAGGCACCGCGGTTTTCGACGCGACCGGGGACAAGGCCACCATGCCGTCATGGGACGAATTGGTGCGTCAGCACGCCGACCGCGTGTACCGGCTGGCTTACCGGCTCTCCGGCAACCGGCACGACGCCGAGGATCTGACCCAGGAGACGTTCATCAGGGTTTTCCGGTCGGTGCAGAATTACCAGCCCGGAACCTTTGAAGGCTGGTTGCACCGCATCACCACCAACCTGTTCCTCGACATGGTCCGCCGGCGCGCCCGCATCCGCATGGAAGCGTTACCCGAGGATTACGACCGGGTGCCTGCCGATGAGCCCAACCCCGAGCAGATTTACCACGACTCGCGGCTTGGGCCCGATCTGCAGGCGGCCCTGGATTCGCTGCCGCCGGACTTCCGTGCCGCCGTCGTGCTGTGCGATATCGAAGGTCTGTCCTACGAGGAGATTGGCGCCACCCTGGGCGTGAAGCTGGGTACCGTGCGCAGCCGCATCCACCGTGGACGACAGGCGCTGCGCGACTATCTCGCCAAGCATCCCAAGCTTGGCGCCGTCAGCTCGGCCGCTCGCTAG
- the rseA gene encoding anti-sigma E factor RseA has protein sequence MAGPENMGQVFRRAFSWLPAQFASQSDAPVGAPRRFGSTEHLSVEAIAAFVDGELRMNAHLRAAHHLSLCPQCAAEVDDQSRARAALRDSHPIRIPSTLLGLLSEIPRHRSGGAPDDTTLLSDRLADDDARNQRKRR, from the coding sequence ATGGCCGGCCCTGAAAATATGGGACAAGTGTTCCGTCGCGCGTTCTCCTGGCTCCCCGCACAATTCGCGTCCCAGAGTGATGCGCCAGTGGGCGCGCCGCGGCGGTTCGGTTCCACCGAGCACCTGTCCGTCGAGGCCATCGCGGCCTTCGTCGACGGTGAGTTGCGGATGAACGCACACTTGCGCGCCGCGCATCACCTTTCGCTGTGTCCCCAATGCGCGGCCGAGGTGGACGACCAGAGTCGAGCGCGCGCCGCGCTGCGCGACTCCCACCCGATCCGCATCCCCAGCACGTTGCTCGGACTGCTATCCGAGATTCCGCGTCACCGATCTGGGGGTGCGCCCGACGACACCACGTTGCTCTCCGACCGCCTCGCCGACGACGACGCGCGCAACCAACGTAAGCGGCGGTAG
- the htrA gene encoding serine protease HtrA: protein MTSDQGNNSGQNPGHRLAPRPVSRPPVDPASRQAFGRPSGVHGSFVADRVRPPRYRDQAEFTPHDQPADPVLQEAFGRPFAGAESLQRHPIDAGALAAEKDGAGPDEFDDPWRDPAAAAALGTPALTPPPSRSALGHGGKLGVRDVLFGGKVSYLALVVVLLIALVIGAIGGVIGRKTAEVVEAFTTSKVTLSTTGNGEEPAGRFTKVAAAIADSVVTIESKSDQEGMQGSGVIVDGRGYIVTNNHVISEAANNPSQFKTTVVFNDGKEVPASLVGRDPKTDLAVLKVDNVDNLTVARLGDSGKVRVGDEVLAAGAPLGLRSTVTHGIISALHRPVPLSGEGSDTDTVIDAIQTDASINHGNSGGPLIDMDSQVIGINTAGKSLSDSASGLGFAIPVNEMKFVAQTLIRDGKIVHPTIGISTRSVSNAIASGAQVANVKAGSPAQRGGILENDVIVKVGNRKVADADEFVVAVRQLTIGQDAPIEVVRDGRNVTLTVKPDPDTSS from the coding sequence GTGACCTCCGACCAAGGCAACAACAGCGGCCAAAACCCCGGCCACCGGCTGGCGCCGCGCCCGGTCTCCCGGCCACCGGTCGACCCCGCGTCGCGCCAGGCGTTCGGGCGTCCGTCTGGGGTCCATGGATCTTTTGTCGCCGATCGGGTGCGCCCGCCAAGGTATCGGGACCAGGCTGAGTTCACCCCCCACGATCAGCCGGCTGACCCGGTGCTTCAGGAGGCATTCGGCCGTCCTTTCGCGGGTGCCGAGTCGCTGCAGCGCCACCCCATAGACGCCGGCGCGCTGGCTGCCGAGAAAGACGGCGCCGGGCCGGACGAGTTCGACGATCCGTGGCGAGACCCCGCAGCCGCGGCCGCCCTGGGAACCCCGGCGTTGACCCCGCCCCCCTCGCGTTCCGCTCTGGGCCATGGCGGCAAGCTGGGCGTGCGCGACGTGCTGTTCGGCGGCAAAGTGTCCTACCTGGCGTTGGTCGTCGTGCTGCTTATCGCGCTGGTGATCGGCGCGATCGGTGGTGTGATCGGTCGCAAGACGGCCGAAGTCGTCGAGGCGTTCACCACCTCTAAGGTGACGCTGTCGACCACTGGAAACGGCGAGGAGCCGGCGGGCCGGTTCACCAAGGTGGCGGCCGCGATCGCCGACTCGGTGGTGACGATCGAGTCGAAGAGCGACCAGGAGGGCATGCAGGGCTCCGGTGTCATCGTCGACGGCCGCGGCTACATCGTCACCAACAACCACGTGATTTCCGAGGCCGCCAACAACCCCAGCCAGTTCAAGACGACGGTGGTGTTCAACGACGGCAAGGAGGTGCCCGCCAGCCTGGTGGGCCGAGACCCCAAGACCGACCTGGCCGTGCTCAAGGTCGACAACGTCGACAACCTGACCGTGGCCCGGCTCGGTGATTCCGGCAAGGTGCGGGTCGGCGACGAGGTCCTCGCGGCGGGTGCGCCGCTGGGATTGCGCAGCACGGTGACGCACGGCATCATCAGCGCGCTGCACCGGCCCGTCCCGCTATCCGGGGAAGGCTCTGACACCGACACCGTCATCGACGCCATCCAGACCGACGCCTCGATCAACCACGGCAACTCCGGTGGCCCGCTGATCGATATGGATTCCCAGGTGATTGGCATCAACACCGCCGGTAAATCGCTGTCGGACAGCGCCAGCGGCCTGGGCTTCGCCATTCCGGTCAACGAGATGAAATTCGTCGCGCAAACCCTGATCAGGGATGGGAAAATCGTGCACCCGACGATCGGAATCAGCACCCGTTCGGTGAGCAACGCAATCGCGTCGGGTGCGCAGGTGGCCAACGTCAAAGCAGGAAGCCCCGCACAGAGGGGCGGAATCCTGGAAAACGACGTCATCGTCAAGGTCGGCAACCGCAAGGTCGCCGACGCCGACGAGTTCGTCGTCGCCGTGCGGCAGCTGACCATCGGTCAGGACGCCCCGATAGAGGTGGTCCGTGACGGTCGGAACGTCACGCTGACCGTGAAACCCGACCCCGATACCAGCTCGTGA
- the tatB gene encoding Sec-independent protein translocase protein TatB, with protein MFANIGWGEMLVLVVVGLLVLGPERLPGAIRWSAHALRQARDYLTGVTNQLREDIGPEFDDLREPLSELQKLRGMTPRAALTKHLLDGDDSIFTGNFDQRVNGTPVPPAEPAEPRPSDHTPFDTDAT; from the coding sequence ATGTTCGCCAATATCGGCTGGGGGGAGATGCTCGTCCTCGTCGTGGTCGGGCTGCTGGTGCTCGGCCCGGAGCGGCTCCCGGGTGCCATCCGCTGGTCGGCGCACGCGCTGCGGCAGGCGCGCGACTATCTCACCGGGGTGACCAACCAGCTACGCGAGGACATCGGACCGGAGTTCGACGACCTGCGTGAACCGCTCAGCGAGCTACAGAAGTTGCGGGGCATGACGCCGCGCGCGGCGCTGACCAAGCACCTGCTCGACGGCGATGACTCCATTTTCACCGGGAATTTCGACCAGCGGGTCAACGGAACGCCGGTACCGCCGGCCGAACCGGCCGAGCCACGGCCCAGCGACCACACTCCGTTCGACACCGACGCAACGTAG
- a CDS encoding Mrp/NBP35 family ATP-binding protein: MSGTRDDAADLGAAIRGALAKVIDPELRRPITDLGMVKSIDVGPDGAAHVEIYLTIAGCPKKSEISERVTKAVADVPGTGAVTVGLDVMSDEQRAELRKQLRGSESGAREPVIPFAQPSSLTRVYAVASGKGGVGKSTVTVNLATAMAARGLSVGVLDADIHGHSVPRMMGTTDRPTQVESMILPPIAHEVKVISIAQFTQGNTAVVWRGPMLHRALQQFLADVYWGDLDVLLLDLPPGTGDIAISVAQLIPNAEILVVTTPQLAAAEVAERAGSIALQTRQRIVGVVENMSGLTLPDGTTLQVFGEGGGQQVAERLSRAVGADVPLLGQIPLDPALVAAGDSGVPIVLSAPDSAAGKELLRVADGLSARRRGLAGVSLGLDPTPK; this comes from the coding sequence ATGTCCGGAACTCGAGACGACGCTGCCGACCTGGGTGCGGCTATCCGCGGCGCGCTGGCCAAGGTGATCGACCCTGAACTGCGGCGCCCCATCACCGACCTCGGGATGGTCAAGAGCATCGACGTCGGCCCCGACGGCGCCGCGCACGTCGAGATTTACCTGACCATCGCCGGCTGCCCGAAGAAGTCCGAAATCAGCGAGCGCGTCACCAAAGCGGTCGCCGACGTGCCCGGCACCGGGGCCGTGACGGTCGGCCTGGACGTGATGAGTGACGAGCAGCGCGCCGAGCTGCGCAAGCAGCTGCGCGGCTCGGAATCAGGGGCCCGTGAACCCGTTATCCCATTCGCCCAGCCCAGCTCACTGACCCGGGTATATGCGGTCGCGTCCGGCAAGGGCGGAGTGGGTAAGTCGACCGTCACCGTCAACCTGGCCACCGCGATGGCCGCCCGCGGCCTGTCGGTCGGCGTGCTGGACGCCGACATCCACGGCCATTCCGTCCCCCGGATGATGGGCACCACCGACCGGCCCACACAGGTTGAGTCGATGATCCTGCCCCCCATCGCCCACGAGGTGAAGGTCATCTCGATCGCCCAGTTCACCCAGGGCAATACGGCGGTGGTGTGGCGTGGGCCAATGCTGCACCGGGCGTTGCAGCAGTTCCTGGCGGACGTCTACTGGGGCGACCTGGACGTGCTCCTGCTTGACCTGCCGCCCGGAACCGGCGACATCGCCATCTCGGTGGCTCAGCTGATCCCGAACGCGGAAATCCTCGTCGTCACGACGCCTCAGCTGGCGGCCGCCGAAGTGGCCGAACGAGCCGGCAGCATCGCGCTGCAGACCCGTCAGCGCATCGTCGGCGTCGTGGAAAACATGTCGGGGCTTACCCTGCCGGACGGCACCACGCTGCAGGTATTCGGCGAGGGAGGGGGCCAGCAGGTGGCCGAGCGGCTGTCCCGTGCGGTCGGCGCCGACGTGCCGCTGCTGGGCCAGATCCCACTGGACCCCGCGCTGGTGGCCGCCGGTGATTCGGGCGTACCCATCGTGCTCAGCGCCCCCGACTCGGCGGCGGGCAAGGAGCTGCTCAGGGTCGCCGACGGACTGTCGGCGCGACGACGCGGGTTGGCGGGGGTGTCGCTGGGGCTCGACCCGACTCCGAAATAG
- a CDS encoding lytic transglycosylase domain-containing protein: MRIGGRWAARPAVATVRRRAQSLTRPVLGMAVITPLVFAGAVGGAAPPHPRKNPTVRTVITPVAAVEPSGPDLSGPTVIAVQRPPTGFHVAAASRSAPPPPMIVNSPGALGIPLMALSAYRNAEQKMTIAAPACGISWNLLAGIGRIESMHANGGAVDAHGTAVSPIYGPALDGTLPGNEIIIQSKVGNRVTYARAMGPMQFLPGTWARYASDGDGDGVPDPQNLFDSTLAAARYLCSGGFNLRDPAQVMAAILRYNNSMPYAQNVLGWAAAYATGVVPVDLPPITGPPPPIGDAHLEHPEGLGPDLPLNQNGLGVNDPLGQHMPLIDFGPPRSLPQYPMPPMWPWLQQPPAPAPLAPQPGCTLICITSQNLPDAPAPGVGPIPAAPPPPDPLAPPAGPPMPPMPPTGPPQPPTPTPPAPGEPALIPVS; this comes from the coding sequence GTGCGCATAGGGGGACGCTGGGCAGCACGCCCGGCCGTCGCGACAGTGCGGCGGCGGGCACAAAGCCTGACACGGCCGGTGCTCGGCATGGCCGTGATCACCCCCTTGGTATTCGCCGGAGCGGTCGGCGGGGCGGCTCCCCCGCACCCACGCAAGAACCCGACGGTGCGCACCGTCATCACCCCGGTGGCCGCCGTCGAGCCCTCCGGCCCAGACCTATCCGGCCCGACGGTCATCGCTGTCCAGCGTCCGCCGACCGGTTTCCATGTCGCCGCGGCCAGCAGGTCGGCGCCCCCACCGCCAATGATCGTGAACTCGCCTGGCGCGCTTGGCATTCCGCTCATGGCGTTATCCGCCTACCGCAACGCCGAACAGAAGATGACAATCGCCGCCCCGGCCTGCGGCATCAGCTGGAACTTGCTGGCCGGAATCGGGCGGATCGAGTCGATGCACGCAAACGGCGGCGCCGTCGACGCGCACGGGACGGCGGTCAGCCCGATCTACGGCCCCGCGCTGGATGGCACACTGCCCGGCAACGAGATCATTATCCAGAGCAAAGTCGGCAATCGCGTAACCTACGCCCGCGCGATGGGCCCCATGCAGTTTCTCCCCGGTACCTGGGCGCGGTACGCCTCCGACGGCGACGGCGACGGCGTGCCCGACCCACAGAACCTGTTCGACTCCACGCTGGCCGCCGCCCGCTACCTCTGCAGCGGTGGGTTCAACCTGCGGGATCCGGCGCAGGTCATGGCGGCGATCTTGCGCTACAACAACTCGATGCCTTATGCGCAGAACGTGCTGGGCTGGGCTGCGGCGTACGCCACGGGCGTGGTCCCGGTCGACCTGCCACCGATCACCGGACCGCCCCCACCGATCGGCGACGCCCACCTCGAGCATCCGGAGGGACTCGGGCCTGATTTGCCGCTGAACCAAAACGGCCTCGGCGTCAACGACCCGCTGGGACAACACATGCCGCTGATCGACTTCGGCCCACCCCGGTCACTCCCTCAATATCCGATGCCTCCGATGTGGCCGTGGCTGCAGCAACCGCCCGCCCCTGCGCCACTGGCGCCGCAACCTGGCTGCACGCTGATCTGCATAACCTCGCAGAACCTGCCCGACGCGCCTGCACCTGGGGTCGGCCCGATCCCGGCCGCCCCGCCACCCCCGGATCCGCTGGCCCCGCCCGCCGGGCCGCCGATGCCACCGATGCCACCGACCGGGCCGCCGCAGCCGCCGACGCCCACTCCTCCGGCGCCGGGAGAGCCGGCACTCATTCCGGTCAGCTGA
- a CDS encoding DUF1003 domain-containing protein, whose product MSKTFTPRRLHTPRTSRALGPRLDPEAVGRTTESIARFFGTGRYLLAQTLFVATWIALNLFAVSLRWDPYPFILLNLAFSTQASYAAPLILLAQNRQENRDRVLIEEDRRRAAQTKADTEYLARELAALRLAVGEVPTRDYLRHELEGLRTLLDGMQPARPDTGPTPLSDNAERRAEKSR is encoded by the coding sequence GTGAGCAAGACCTTCACGCCACGACGGCTGCACACCCCGCGAACATCGCGCGCCCTCGGGCCGCGGCTCGACCCCGAGGCCGTCGGGAGGACGACTGAGTCCATCGCACGGTTCTTCGGTACCGGCCGCTACTTGCTGGCACAGACCCTTTTCGTGGCGACGTGGATCGCGCTGAACCTGTTCGCGGTCAGCCTGCGCTGGGACCCGTACCCCTTCATTCTGCTGAATCTCGCCTTCTCCACACAGGCCTCATACGCCGCGCCGCTGATTCTGCTCGCCCAGAACAGGCAAGAAAACCGGGACCGCGTCCTGATCGAAGAGGATCGGCGACGCGCCGCACAGACCAAGGCGGACACCGAGTATCTGGCCCGCGAGCTGGCCGCGCTGCGGCTGGCCGTCGGCGAGGTCCCGACGCGTGATTACCTGCGTCATGAATTGGAAGGCCTGCGCACCCTGCTCGATGGTATGCAGCCCGCAAGACCGGACACCGGGCCCACCCCGTTATCCGACAACGCCGAGCGCCGCGCAGAGAAATCCCGCTGA
- a CDS encoding magnesium transporter MgtE N-terminal domain-containing protein gives MGSVNRVYVARLARMMVLGPLGESFGRVRDVVIGISIVRQQPRVLGLVVDLATRRKIFIPILRVAAIEPDAVTLNTGNVSLRRFEQRPGEVLAIGQVLDTPVNVTDPALPELAKADVVITDLGIEQTRTRDWVVSRVAVRGQRRLGRRGPVHVVDWQNVHGLTPSALAMPGQAVAQLLDQFEGRKAVDVADAIRGLPTKRRYEVFNALGNERLADILQELPELDQAEVLSQLGTDRAAAVLEKMDPDDAADLLGVLSPTDAEMLLTRMDPDESDPVRRLLKHSPDTAGGLMTSNPVVLTPDTSVAEALARVRDPDLTPALSSMAFVARPPTATPTGRYLGCVPLQRLLREAPAELVGGIVDTDLLTLTPETPLGAVTRYFAAYNLVCGPVVDDQNHLLGAVTVDDLLDHLLPHDWRVDVQELDAAGRLGGSL, from the coding sequence ATGGGATCGGTCAATAGGGTCTACGTAGCACGGCTGGCGCGGATGATGGTGCTGGGTCCACTCGGCGAATCCTTCGGGCGGGTCCGCGATGTCGTGATCGGCATCAGCATTGTCCGCCAGCAGCCGCGTGTCCTGGGTCTGGTCGTCGATTTGGCGACCCGCCGCAAGATCTTCATTCCGATTCTGCGCGTCGCCGCCATCGAGCCCGACGCGGTGACACTCAACACCGGCAACGTGTCATTGCGCCGCTTCGAGCAACGGCCGGGCGAGGTGCTGGCGATAGGCCAAGTGCTCGATACCCCGGTGAATGTCACCGATCCCGCGCTGCCGGAGCTGGCGAAGGCTGACGTGGTGATCACCGACCTGGGGATCGAGCAAACCCGAACACGCGACTGGGTGGTGTCCAGGGTTGCCGTCCGCGGCCAGCGACGGCTGGGACGTCGCGGCCCCGTGCACGTCGTGGACTGGCAGAACGTGCACGGGTTGACGCCGTCGGCCTTAGCGATGCCGGGTCAGGCGGTAGCCCAGCTGCTGGACCAGTTCGAGGGGCGAAAAGCGGTCGACGTGGCCGACGCCATCCGCGGACTCCCGACCAAACGCCGCTACGAGGTGTTCAATGCGCTCGGCAACGAACGGCTGGCCGACATCTTGCAGGAGCTGCCGGAGCTGGATCAGGCCGAAGTGTTGTCGCAACTTGGCACCGACCGCGCGGCCGCCGTGCTCGAGAAGATGGATCCCGACGACGCCGCCGACCTGCTCGGCGTGCTCAGTCCGACCGACGCCGAAATGCTGCTGACCCGAATGGACCCCGACGAGTCCGACCCGGTGCGTCGGCTGCTGAAGCACTCCCCCGACACCGCGGGCGGCCTGATGACCTCCAATCCGGTGGTGTTGACCCCCGACACCTCGGTCGCCGAGGCGCTGGCCCGGGTCCGCGATCCGGACCTCACCCCCGCCCTCTCGTCTATGGCTTTCGTGGCGCGCCCGCCGACGGCCACCCCCACTGGGCGCTACCTGGGCTGCGTGCCGTTGCAGCGGCTGCTCCGCGAAGCGCCCGCCGAGCTGGTCGGCGGAATCGTCGACACCGACCTGCTCACCTTGACGCCGGAGACCCCGCTAGGCGCGGTGACCCGCTATTTCGCCGCCTACAACCTGGTGTGCGGGCCGGTGGTCGACGACCAAAACCACCTGTTGGGAGCGGTGACGGTGGACGATCTGCTCGATCATCTACTGCCGCATGACTGGCGTGTGGATGTGCAGGAGCTCGACGCCGCCGGCCGACTCGGAGGATCGCTGTGA
- a CDS encoding DUF4190 domain-containing protein → MTAPRGSSDEGSHDDGAPPPLAGERDSDQPVWQAPWQPPASSPVPDYPPPAYPPPGYPPAYPADYPPPITPTGYAPPGYPQPAGYGNPPYPPMPQAYGAPPGGFGAPPSYPGSHSGAYYPPPDYLGYGTAQPGMNTMAIVSLISAFVGVFCCIGSLVAIVLGVMAINEIKRTREEGYGLAVAGIVIGVATLLVYSIIGIFSIHLH, encoded by the coding sequence ATGACGGCTCCGCGCGGCTCCTCCGACGAAGGTAGCCACGACGATGGGGCTCCCCCTCCTCTAGCTGGTGAGCGGGACTCTGACCAGCCTGTATGGCAGGCTCCCTGGCAGCCGCCGGCATCTTCGCCGGTACCCGACTACCCGCCGCCCGCCTACCCGCCACCCGGTTATCCGCCTGCCTATCCGGCCGACTATCCACCGCCGATCACGCCCACCGGATACGCACCGCCCGGATACCCGCAGCCGGCGGGCTACGGCAACCCGCCGTATCCGCCCATGCCGCAGGCGTACGGCGCTCCTCCGGGCGGATTTGGGGCACCACCTTCCTACCCAGGTTCGCATTCCGGCGCCTACTACCCGCCTCCGGATTACCTGGGCTACGGAACGGCGCAGCCCGGAATGAACACCATGGCGATCGTCTCGCTGATCTCCGCGTTCGTCGGCGTGTTCTGCTGCATCGGCTCGCTCGTCGCCATCGTGCTGGGCGTGATGGCGATCAACGAGATCAAGCGGACCCGCGAAGAGGGCTACGGTCTGGCGGTCGCCGGCATCGTGATCGGGGTCGCGACCCTACTGGTCTATTCGATCATCGGGATCTTCAGCATTCATTTGCATTAG
- a CDS encoding general stress protein, with amino-acid sequence MTSPFQPGQVPGATPTPGAAGRRGVPGLPTPPKGWPVGSYPTYAEAQRAVDYLSEQQFPVQQVTIVGVDLMQVERVTGRLTWTKVLGGGVLSGAWLGLFIGLVLGFFSPNPWAALATGLVAGVFFGLITSAVPYAMARGTRDFSSTMQLVAGRYDVLCDPQNAEKARDLLARLAI; translated from the coding sequence ATGACTAGCCCATTCCAGCCCGGACAGGTTCCAGGCGCAACACCCACCCCGGGGGCTGCCGGCCGACGTGGCGTGCCCGGATTGCCGACCCCACCCAAGGGCTGGCCGGTCGGCTCTTACCCCACCTACGCGGAGGCGCAGCGCGCCGTCGACTACCTATCCGAGCAGCAATTCCCGGTCCAGCAGGTGACCATCGTCGGCGTCGATCTCATGCAGGTGGAGCGGGTCACCGGGCGGTTGACCTGGACGAAGGTGCTCGGCGGCGGCGTGCTCAGCGGCGCCTGGCTTGGCCTGTTCATCGGGTTGGTGCTGGGCTTTTTCAGCCCCAACCCGTGGGCCGCGCTGGCCACCGGTCTGGTCGCCGGTGTGTTCTTCGGATTGATCACGTCTGCGGTTCCGTACGCAATGGCCCGTGGTACCAGGGATTTCAGCTCGACCATGCAATTGGTGGCCGGCCGCTACGACGTACTCTGCGATCCGCAAAACGCAGAGAAGGCGCGGGATCTGCTGGCGCGCCTGGCGATCTGA
- a CDS encoding extracellular solute-binding protein translates to MVSQRGCAGRLVATVLTALTTASAVSSCGSSGKGVVLSFYTPSSDSATFAAVAQQCNAQSGGRFAIQHISLARSPDEQRLQLARRLTGNDRTLDVMAMDVVWTAEFAEAGWALPLSDDPSGQAETDATVDTLPGPLATATWKHKLYAAPVTTNTQLLWYRADLVPQPPDTWSGMVAEATRLHAAGEPSWIAVQANEGEGLVVWFNTLLASAGGQVLSEDGKRVTLTDTPAHRAATVGALRILKSVATAPGADPSITRTDEGTARLAVEQGKAALEVNWPFVLASMLENAVKGGVAFLPLNRLPELAGSVNDVGTFTPSDEQFRIAYLASQMVFGFARYPSVRSGVPAKVTIGGLNLAVAKTTRHIAESFEAIRCLRSLQSQKYVSIEGGLPAVRTSLYSDPEFQTRYPAYTIIRQQLTDAAVRPATPVYQALSIRLAAALSPITEIDPERTADELAAQAQKAIDGKGLLP, encoded by the coding sequence TTGGTGAGCCAACGCGGATGCGCAGGGCGGCTCGTCGCTACTGTCCTGACGGCGCTGACCACCGCATCCGCCGTGTCGTCGTGCGGGTCGAGCGGCAAGGGCGTGGTGCTCAGCTTCTACACGCCGTCGAGTGACAGCGCCACCTTCGCCGCGGTGGCCCAGCAGTGCAACGCGCAGTCCGGTGGGCGGTTCGCGATCCAGCACATCAGTCTGGCCAGGTCTCCCGACGAGCAGCGGTTGCAGCTGGCCAGGCGGCTGACCGGCAACGACCGCACCCTGGACGTGATGGCGATGGACGTGGTGTGGACCGCCGAGTTCGCCGAAGCGGGGTGGGCGCTGCCGCTCTCCGACGACCCATCGGGGCAGGCCGAGACGGACGCGACCGTCGACACACTGCCGGGCCCGCTTGCGACGGCCACCTGGAAGCACAAGCTGTATGCCGCGCCCGTCACCACGAATACCCAATTACTTTGGTACCGAGCAGATTTGGTTCCCCAGCCGCCAGACACCTGGAGCGGCATGGTGGCCGAGGCGACTCGGTTACACGCCGCCGGCGAGCCCAGCTGGATCGCCGTGCAGGCCAACGAGGGTGAGGGCCTGGTCGTGTGGTTCAACACGCTGCTAGCGAGCGCGGGTGGCCAGGTGCTCTCCGAGGACGGCAAGCGCGTCACCCTCACCGATACTCCCGCGCACCGGGCCGCCACCGTCGGCGCACTGCGGATCCTGAAGTCGGTGGCCACCGCGCCCGGTGCTGACCCGTCGATCACCCGCACCGACGAGGGCACCGCGCGGTTGGCCGTCGAGCAGGGTAAGGCCGCGCTGGAGGTCAACTGGCCGTTCGTGCTGGCGTCGATGCTGGAGAACGCGGTGAAGGGCGGCGTGGCTTTCCTGCCGCTCAACCGGCTCCCCGAACTGGCCGGCAGCGTCAACGACGTCGGAACCTTCACGCCCAGCGACGAGCAGTTCCGGATCGCCTACCTTGCCAGCCAGATGGTGTTTGGTTTCGCGCGGTATCCCTCCGTCCGGTCGGGCGTGCCGGCCAAGGTGACGATCGGCGGGTTGAACTTGGCGGTCGCCAAGACAACCCGTCACATTGCCGAGTCGTTCGAAGCCATCAGGTGCCTGCGCAGCCTGCAAAGCCAGAAGTATGTGTCGATCGAAGGTGGTCTGCCCGCGGTGCGGACCTCGCTGTATTCCGATCCCGAATTCCAGACGAGATATCCGGCGTACACCATCATCCGCCAACAGCTCACCGATGCGGCGGTGCGGCCGGCTACGCCGGTCTATCAGGCCCTGTCCATCCGGCTGGCAGCCGCGCTGAGCCCGATCACCGAGATCGACCCCGAGCGGACGGCCGACGAGCTCGCTGCGCAGGCGCAGAAGGCCATCGACGGCAAGGGCCTGCTCCCATGA